DNA from Lentibacillus amyloliquefaciens:
CTTGAAACTTACCGAAACTTTTTTGTAAACCTTTGATAGTTACAATTTCTGTCATAACAGGAACACTCCTTATTTAAAAAAATTGTGACACTTGTTTGCAACATGCTTTTCAGTTCATACGGAAGCTTAAAATGATGGATTAAGTTATATTGATAGCTATCACCGGTTTTCTTAAACTAATAAACTTACACAACTCTTTATTTCATTTTTATTTGTAAAAGCTGTATCTCAGTATTTCAGAATACTTTTTCCATTCTATAAGATATTTCTCACCAAATTCGTTCATATCCTCAAAGGTATTTATTTGATGAAGTTCTTTCTCACTAAATCCGAACATCGTCCAATTTAGGATTTCAATAGCCTTTTCGATATCAATATCTTCACGGAATTTGGAGTAGTCTATTTGTTTATATATCAGCTCTATGCCCCGTTCATAAACGTGATCAACTTTTTCCTTAATCATATCTTTTACTTCTGCTGATTCCTCTTGGATGGCAGCTGCCAAGAAATCAAAAATGTGAGGAAACTTTTGATGGATATACAATTTCTGTAATCCAATATTTTCGATTCTTTTAAATAAATCCGTTTCATTCAAATCAATTTTTTCATAAAGATTTTCGATAACTTGAATACCGTATTCGATTAAATATATATAAAGATCTTTCTTGTTATTGAAATAATTAAACAACGAACCTTTAGAGATTCTTGCCTCTTTAACAATTTCATTTGTTGATGCTTTTTCAAAACCTCTTTTCACAAATTCTTTTATTGCGGCGTTTATAATAAGCTCTTGTTTTTCTGATTCCAGGTTGTTAAATATGGGGTTCATAATGGTTACCTCCCTTTCAATCATAAATCAATTGACCAATTTGGTCATTTTAATATAACACGAATGACCAAATTGGTCAATCGGGTTCAAAAAAAACACAGGTATGGTTAGAAATAAAGTTTGATTTAAAAAATCACAATCCCATATTTTATGATCAATAAAAAAGAATCCATTTTGAAATAGAAATCAAAATGAATTCTTTTATTTTGAATTAGCATGTAGTGTTATTCAACAAACATGACCTTATATGCAATGGGCGTTATTCCTTATTTAGGAGTAGCGCCCTATTCCTGTATAGCTGGCAGACTTTGCTTGGTTTTTAAGCACATAATTCCTGCCCCTTATGTCCTTGATGCCTAAGCGTTTTAAACAAATGATAAGAAGAAAACAAAAAATAACTGTTTACAATATCGGTTCATTAATATATAGTTGATTACACAACTAATCAACCAATCAACAAAATGGGGGAAGGAGGTTTTTGTGAAAGCTGTTTTTGATGACTCCAGGCCAATCTTCCAGCAAATTTCAGAAATGATTGCTGATGATATTGTTGATGGTGAGTTGCATGAAGGAGATCAAATTCCCTCAACAACAGAGATTTCTAAATTTTATCAAGTGAACCGCGCAACGGTGCAAAAAGGCTTATCAATGCTCGTTGATGCAGGTTATGCATATAAACAGCGTGGCGTTGGGATGTTTATAGCTAAAGGGGCTAAAAGCCGGTTGCTTGCTGAACGTAAAAAAGATTTTCACCTTCAATATCTCAAACCATTGCTGGAAGAAGCAAAGCGAATTCAGATGACAAAAGAGGAAATTATTCGATTTATTGAGGAGGACAACGATGATTGATATTCACAACTTATCGTTTTCATATGGGAATGTAACAGCGCTTGAAAAGGTAACGTTACAGGAGGAAGAACCGATTATTACAGGATTGTGGGGACGTAATGGCTCTGGAAAAACAACGTTAATGAAATTGATTTCCGGACTAGAAAAACCCAATCAAGGAAAGATTAATGTGAACGGGATCAATCCCTATAACAATAAAGAGGCGATGAACCATGTGACTTTTATGCAAGAAAACCACCCATTTTCAGACTTATGGGACGTAGAAGATGCCCTTCGTTTTGGTGCGTTTTTCAATAAAAACTGGGATCAGAAGTTAGGCGACGAATTGATTGATATGTTTGAATTACCAAGGAAAAAGAAAATCAAGCAATTTTCAAAAGGGATGCAGACAATGATTAAGATTACACTTGGGCTAGCCAGTAAATCACCAGTGACGATCATGGATGAACCTTCCAACGGCCTAGATGCTCATATGCGTAAGCAGTTTTATGACGTACTGCTCGATAGTTACGAGGAACACCCTCGATTAATTATGCTGTCAACACACCACATTGATGAACTTGAACCACTCTGTGAAA
Protein-coding regions in this window:
- a CDS encoding TetR/AcrR family transcriptional regulator; its protein translation is MNPIFNNLESEKQELIINAAIKEFVKRGFEKASTNEIVKEARISKGSLFNYFNNKKDLYIYLIEYGIQVIENLYEKIDLNETDLFKRIENIGLQKLYIHQKFPHIFDFLAAAIQEESAEVKDMIKEKVDHVYERGIELIYKQIDYSKFREDIDIEKAIEILNWTMFGFSEKELHQINTFEDMNEFGEKYLIEWKKYSEILRYSFYK
- a CDS encoding GntR family transcriptional regulator, with product MKAVFDDSRPIFQQISEMIADDIVDGELHEGDQIPSTTEISKFYQVNRATVQKGLSMLVDAGYAYKQRGVGMFIAKGAKSRLLAERKKDFHLQYLKPLLEEAKRIQMTKEEIIRFIEEDNDD
- a CDS encoding ATP-binding cassette domain-containing protein, with the protein product MIDIHNLSFSYGNVTALEKVTLQEEEPIITGLWGRNGSGKTTLMKLISGLEKPNQGKINVNGINPYNNKEAMNHVTFMQENHPFSDLWDVEDALRFGAFFNKNWDQKLGDELIDMFELPRKKKIKQFSKGMQTMIKITLGLASKSPVTIMDEPSNGLDAHMRKQFYDVLLDSYEEHPRLIMLSTHHIDELEPLCEKIAVVDQQTIIRYEEIEKLKNYGVHLSGSVESVESLFGNSKIIDKRKLGKQMNVMIDEPFNADWERRAKEFGVNIEKAPLQDYLVNLTKKEGKKYEHA